CTTGGGGGATTTGTTGGAGCAAGTCCTAGAAGGGAACCAAGTGGTGGCGACGGAACCGGTTCACATTATGGAAGATATCACTAAACCCCGGCGTGATAGTAAGATTACGGCTTGGGTGAATGTGATTTATGGCTGTAATGAGCGCTGTTCCTATTGTGTGGTTCCGGGAGTGAGAGGAGTGGAACAATCTCGGACTCCCCAGGCTATTCGGGAAGAAATGGAACAGTTGGGCCAACAGGGATATCAGGAAGTGACTCTATTGGGTCAGAATATTGACGCTTATGGTCGCGATTTGCCCGGAATCACCCCTGAAGGCCGACGGGAGAATACATTTACCGATTTGCTCTATTTTGTCCATGATGTGGCAAGAATTGAGCGTCTTCGGTTTGCTACCAGTCACCCCCGCTATTTTACGGAGCGGTTAATTCGTGCTTGTGCAGAATTGCCGAAGGTCTGTAAGCATTTTCACATTCCCTTTCAGTCTGGGGATAATGATGTTCTCAAGGCAATGCGGCGTGGGTATACCCATCAGCGCTATCGACGGATTATTGACAAGATTCGCGACTATATGCCAGATGCGTCGATTAGTGCGGATGCCATTGTGGGATTTCCAGGAGAAACAGAGGAGCAATTTGAGCATACCCTAGAGTTGGTTGATGATATTGCTTTCGACCAATTAAATACAGCAGCCTATTCTCCGAGACCGGGTACGGAGGCAGCAGTATGGGAAGATCAGTTAAGCGAAGAAGTGAAGAGCGATCGCCTACAACGACTGAATCATCTAGTTGCCATTAAAGCACAGGAGCGATCGCAACGCTATCTCGGCCGCATGGAAACGGTTCTCGTCGAAGACCAAAATCCCAAGGATAAAACCCAAGTCATGGGACGCACCGATGGCAACCGTTTAACCTTCTTTCCTGGGGATATTCACCAACTCAAAGGTCAATTGGTGCAGGTGAAAATTACAGAAACTCGCGCCTTTAGTTTAACCGGAGAGCAGATGATACCGGCGGGCACTGGTCATACCATTTCTGTTTAATAATCCATCCTTGATAGGCAAGGGACTATCGAGGGATAATCTTAGGAGGGGAATAATCCATTTCCCCCCTAATCTTTTATTATGCGCCCACTGCTTCTTTGGCAGCGTACATCACTTCAATCGTAATTTGATCTAAACCGCGATCGCGGGCAAATTTCTCCGTATTCCGTTTCACCTTACCGCGCACAAAGCCCGGAACCTTGTTCAGTTCAGCTTTTGCCTCTTTTGTCCAGTTGAGATCGGAATCGGCGGAAATCCCCTTGTGAATTACTTCTTTGGTATCATGACCGCCAAAGATTTCCAGCAAGTGGTCTTCCATCCCCAGCGTAAAGGAATTGTACACCAAATCGGCAATTTGATTCGTTCCTTCATAGCCCATAAACGGTTTATAGCC
This sequence is a window from Roseofilum reptotaenium CS-1145. Protein-coding genes within it:
- the miaB gene encoding tRNA (N6-isopentenyl adenosine(37)-C2)-methylthiotransferase MiaB, yielding MTHRRYHITTFGCQMNKADSERMAGILDDIGFESVEDPYQADLILYNTCTIRDNAEQKVYSYLGRQAKRKQENPNLTLIVAGCVAQQEGEALLRRVPELDLVMGPQHANRLGDLLEQVLEGNQVVATEPVHIMEDITKPRRDSKITAWVNVIYGCNERCSYCVVPGVRGVEQSRTPQAIREEMEQLGQQGYQEVTLLGQNIDAYGRDLPGITPEGRRENTFTDLLYFVHDVARIERLRFATSHPRYFTERLIRACAELPKVCKHFHIPFQSGDNDVLKAMRRGYTHQRYRRIIDKIRDYMPDASISADAIVGFPGETEEQFEHTLELVDDIAFDQLNTAAYSPRPGTEAAVWEDQLSEEVKSDRLQRLNHLVAIKAQERSQRYLGRMETVLVEDQNPKDKTQVMGRTDGNRLTFFPGDIHQLKGQLVQVKITETRAFSLTGEQMIPAGTGHTISV